The following are encoded together in the Candidatus Hydrogenedentota bacterium genome:
- a CDS encoding HAMP domain-containing protein — protein sequence MKMYTKVLLSLLVTALVPLLLVTSAVYWSSRETLKGMAVNTLDAGAQTVARSAITLVESAAMEMNAWAGLETLQDVFTGEDIDLRMGLLLLDLQQNSDFLEVLCTDTNGRIVAASNFDRSGEMIGIDEAIRSALSGAPYISPVTAHIDGDGVSVPSICIAYPLRGAFDEETIIGAIAGYYDWRRVDERVRFQEEIAPQRGMLLLLMDASHQIVARGSAPSPVVELLQAELPGLHRDIEMRTHAVAGEAFDDSLQLLSMSTLSGELSDVEITYIGVAVAPERLVLSPVRRLAWLTALACLAATAGTLVLALFLSRQVSRPITALSTTAREIARGNLALEPPPPAGGEIGQLAADIDAMRLSLKTQLDTLDSAVRERTRQLEESVTRLQDESEKREQAQHEALLREQQLRQADKMVSLGVLVSGVAHEINNPNGLIALNLSLLAGIWEKALPVLERYYEENGDFSLGVMNFTELREQLPVMLADTAASSEHIKSIVDDLKGFSRTSDERRDESVDINDMVQVSLNLASSYLKKATRNVVTTLAEDLPRVRGNARRLEQVVINLMLNACDALESQDGEVRIVTRGREDEVLVEVSDTGRGIEASALPHITDPFFTTRRNEGGTGLGLSISAGIVDEHGGSLEFESEPGAGTIARMILPAMKRGESR from the coding sequence ATGAAAATGTACACGAAAGTACTTCTCAGCCTGCTGGTCACGGCCCTCGTGCCGCTGTTGCTGGTTACCTCGGCTGTATACTGGAGCAGCCGGGAGACGCTCAAGGGCATGGCGGTGAACACCCTTGATGCAGGTGCACAGACGGTGGCGCGCAGCGCCATCACCCTGGTGGAGAGCGCGGCGATGGAAATGAACGCTTGGGCAGGGCTGGAGACGCTTCAGGACGTGTTCACGGGGGAGGATATCGACCTGCGGATGGGCCTGCTGCTGCTCGATCTCCAGCAGAACAGTGATTTCCTGGAGGTACTGTGCACGGATACCAATGGGCGAATCGTCGCGGCCAGCAACTTTGACCGGTCCGGCGAGATGATTGGAATCGACGAGGCCATTCGATCGGCGCTTTCCGGAGCGCCCTACATTTCTCCCGTTACTGCTCATATCGATGGCGATGGGGTGAGCGTCCCGAGCATATGTATCGCTTATCCCCTGCGCGGCGCCTTCGATGAAGAGACGATCATTGGGGCGATTGCGGGGTACTACGACTGGCGGCGGGTGGACGAACGGGTTAGGTTCCAGGAAGAAATCGCTCCACAACGCGGGATGCTGCTCTTACTCATGGATGCGTCGCATCAAATTGTTGCCCGGGGCAGCGCGCCGTCTCCCGTAGTCGAATTGCTGCAAGCCGAGCTTCCGGGTCTCCACCGGGACATCGAGATGCGCACCCACGCCGTCGCCGGAGAGGCATTTGACGATTCACTCCAGCTGCTTTCCATGTCGACACTCTCCGGAGAACTTTCCGATGTGGAGATCACGTACATCGGTGTTGCCGTGGCGCCGGAGCGGCTGGTGCTGAGTCCCGTACGCCGCCTGGCGTGGCTCACGGCACTCGCCTGCCTGGCCGCCACTGCGGGCACACTGGTCCTCGCCCTGTTTCTCAGCCGGCAGGTCAGCCGTCCAATCACGGCGCTTTCCACGACAGCACGCGAAATCGCGCGCGGCAATCTCGCACTGGAACCGCCGCCGCCGGCGGGCGGCGAGATCGGGCAGCTTGCGGCGGACATCGATGCCATGCGCCTGAGCCTGAAGACGCAGCTGGACACCTTGGATTCCGCCGTACGCGAACGTACCCGGCAATTGGAAGAATCGGTAACCCGGCTCCAGGATGAAAGCGAGAAGAGGGAGCAAGCGCAGCACGAGGCGCTACTTCGGGAGCAGCAGTTACGCCAGGCGGACAAGATGGTGTCGCTCGGCGTGCTGGTTTCCGGTGTGGCTCACGAAATCAACAACCCGAATGGTCTTATCGCCCTCAACCTGAGCCTTCTTGCGGGCATTTGGGAGAAAGCGCTTCCCGTCCTGGAACGGTACTACGAGGAGAATGGCGATTTCAGCCTGGGGGTCATGAATTTCACCGAGCTCCGGGAACAATTGCCCGTGATGCTCGCCGACACGGCCGCGAGTTCCGAGCATATCAAATCCATCGTGGACGACCTGAAGGGCTTCTCCCGCACTTCCGACGAGCGGCGGGACGAATCGGTGGACATCAACGACATGGTTCAGGTATCGCTCAACCTGGCTTCGAGCTACCTGAAAAAGGCCACCCGGAACGTGGTCACGACGCTGGCGGAGGACCTTCCGCGGGTTCGGGGCAACGCCCGACGGCTGGAGCAGGTTGTGATCAATCTGATGCTCAATGCCTGCGATGCGCTGGAGTCCCAGGATGGGGAGGTCCGCATCGTAACCCGAGGCCGCGAGGATGAGGTCCTGGTTGAAGTTTCCGATACCGGCCGGGGCATCGAAGCGTCCGCCCTTCCCCACATCACCGATCCCTTCTTCACCACGCGAAGGAACGAAGGGGGCACCGGGCTCGGACTTTCCATTTCCGCCGGCATTGTGGATGAACATGGCGGAAGCCTGGAGTTTGAATCGGAACCCGGCGCCGGTACAATCGCGCGTATGATTTTGCCAGCCATGAAACGCGGAGAATCGCGGTGA
- a CDS encoding sigma-54-dependent Fis family transcriptional regulator, protein MSPSQYLNEPVLLVDDEDAWLRSFSMTLRGAGIANVHTCNDSREALKYAERIPAALVVLDLTMPHFSGVEVLRQLSEARPDLPVVMLTGLNDLETAVACMKEGAFDFFVKTTETERLVGGVKRALELQQLRRENLRLRDGMLDDALAHPEAFADIVSVSQKIWGVFKYLEAVSASPLAVLITGETGVGKELFARAVHNVSGRPGKFVPVNAAGLDEQVFSDTLFGHVKGAFTGADGARSGLIEQAANGTLFLDEIGDLDGAAQVKLLRLLQEGEYYPLGSDTARKSDARIVAATNCDLKALSDVGAFRKDLFYRLHTHRVSVPPLRERREDIGPLLECFLDEAAEVLDKKRPTAPRELVSLLKTYHFPGNVRELKSMVMDAVTHHAGGVLSMARFKEHIRDVAPVAEVAPQPAAAVTFGEVLPTLKENAELLVEEAMRRADGNQAIAAEMLGISRQALNKRLKQS, encoded by the coding sequence GTGAGTCCCTCCCAGTACCTGAATGAGCCGGTGTTACTCGTGGACGACGAGGATGCGTGGCTCCGCAGCTTCAGTATGACCCTGCGTGGCGCCGGCATCGCCAATGTCCACACGTGCAACGACAGCCGCGAAGCCTTGAAGTATGCCGAGCGCATTCCCGCGGCGCTGGTGGTGCTCGACCTCACCATGCCCCATTTTTCGGGCGTGGAGGTATTGCGGCAACTCTCCGAGGCGCGTCCCGATCTGCCCGTGGTGATGTTGACCGGTCTCAACGACCTCGAAACCGCTGTCGCCTGTATGAAGGAAGGCGCCTTCGACTTTTTCGTGAAGACGACCGAGACAGAACGGCTCGTGGGCGGGGTGAAACGCGCCCTGGAATTGCAGCAGTTGCGCCGGGAGAACTTGCGCCTCCGCGACGGCATGCTGGACGATGCCCTGGCCCATCCGGAGGCCTTCGCGGATATCGTCTCCGTGTCCCAGAAGATCTGGGGCGTCTTTAAGTATCTGGAGGCCGTTTCCGCTTCGCCCCTCGCCGTGCTCATTACCGGCGAGACGGGTGTGGGCAAAGAGCTCTTTGCCCGAGCGGTGCACAACGTGAGCGGGCGCCCGGGAAAGTTTGTCCCGGTGAACGCGGCGGGACTCGATGAGCAGGTCTTCTCCGATACCCTGTTCGGGCACGTCAAGGGCGCCTTCACCGGCGCGGACGGCGCGCGGTCCGGCCTCATTGAACAGGCGGCGAACGGCACGCTGTTTCTCGACGAAATAGGCGATTTGGATGGTGCGGCGCAGGTAAAGTTGTTGCGCCTGCTTCAGGAAGGCGAATACTACCCGCTGGGCTCGGACACCGCCCGCAAATCCGACGCGCGCATTGTGGCTGCTACCAATTGCGACCTGAAAGCACTCAGTGATGTGGGGGCCTTTCGAAAGGACCTCTTTTACCGCCTCCACACACACCGGGTCTCTGTACCGCCGCTCCGCGAACGCCGGGAGGACATTGGCCCGCTGCTGGAGTGCTTTCTGGACGAAGCGGCCGAGGTGCTCGACAAGAAACGCCCCACCGCGCCCCGCGAGCTGGTTTCGCTCCTGAAAACCTACCACTTTCCGGGGAATGTGCGTGAACTGAAGTCCATGGTGATGGACGCCGTCACCCATCATGCCGGCGGCGTGCTGTCCATGGCGCGCTTCAAGGAACACATCCGCGACGTTGCGCCGGTGGCGGAGGTGGCGCCCCAGCCAGCGGCCGCGGTGACTTTTGGGGAGGTCTTGCCGACCTTGAAAGAGAACGCCGAGCTGTTGGTTGAAGAGGCCATGCGCAGGGCGGACGGAAACCAGGCCATCGCGGCGGAGATGCTTGGGATATCGCGGCAGGCCTTGAACAAGCGCTTAAAGCAGTCGTAG
- the mqnC gene encoding dehypoxanthine futalosine cyclase → MNTPRVSPEKALNLYRHAAQLDLMARADEVRQALHPGRDVTFVIDTNPNYTNICTTDCTFCSFYRKPGHPEAYVRTPAEIGHNAARAQAQGATTVLLQGGHNPSLGLPYYLDVIDALQEHAPGMHLHLFSPSEILHLADQCGQSARAVLQTFWDAGLRTMPGGGAEILVDAVRRRISPKKVRSDAWLAVMREAHRIGFKTSATMTYGHLERDEDIIAHLTRLRDLQDETGGFYAFIPWSFKPGSSPLSRLVPEAAPPSRYVRVIALARLFLDNVPHIQASWFGEGWRAGQLALHAGADDFGGLLIEENVLRNAGHAWATTKVAVLESIREAGFVPVQRTTHYEKLVRNEQGIAEEDARPEVTFREACGFANQNNLGAAALV, encoded by the coding sequence ATGAATACTCCGCGCGTATCGCCTGAGAAGGCCCTGAACCTCTACCGCCACGCCGCGCAACTTGACCTGATGGCGCGGGCCGACGAAGTGCGGCAAGCGCTCCACCCGGGGCGGGACGTGACCTTTGTCATTGACACGAACCCGAACTATACGAATATCTGCACGACAGACTGCACCTTCTGCAGCTTCTACCGGAAGCCGGGACATCCGGAGGCCTATGTGCGGACGCCCGCCGAGATCGGGCACAACGCCGCCAGGGCCCAGGCGCAAGGGGCCACGACCGTGCTGCTGCAGGGCGGGCACAATCCGTCGCTGGGACTTCCCTACTACCTCGATGTAATCGACGCGCTGCAAGAGCACGCGCCCGGCATGCACCTCCATCTGTTTTCGCCATCGGAGATCCTTCATCTGGCCGACCAGTGCGGTCAAAGTGCGCGGGCCGTGCTCCAGACTTTCTGGGATGCCGGCCTGCGCACGATGCCAGGCGGCGGCGCCGAGATTCTCGTCGATGCTGTGCGCCGGCGTATATCGCCAAAGAAAGTCCGGTCCGACGCGTGGCTCGCGGTCATGCGCGAAGCCCACCGTATCGGCTTCAAGACAAGCGCCACGATGACCTACGGGCACCTCGAGCGCGACGAAGATATCATTGCGCACCTCACCCGACTCCGCGACCTGCAGGATGAGACCGGCGGCTTTTACGCCTTCATTCCGTGGAGTTTCAAGCCCGGCAGTTCGCCCCTCAGCCGCCTGGTCCCCGAAGCGGCGCCACCGAGCCGGTATGTCCGTGTGATTGCCCTGGCGCGATTGTTTCTGGACAACGTGCCCCACATCCAGGCGTCCTGGTTTGGCGAGGGCTGGCGCGCGGGACAGCTCGCGCTTCACGCCGGGGCGGATGACTTCGGCGGCCTGCTGATTGAGGAGAATGTGCTTCGTAACGCGGGCCACGCCTGGGCTACGACGAAGGTGGCCGTGCTGGAGTCCATTCGTGAGGCGGGATTTGTGCCTGTACAACGCACCACGCACTACGAGAAGCTTGTCCGAAACGAGCAGGGCATCGCCGAAGAAGATGCCAGGCCTGAAGTCACGTTCCGTGAGGCTTGTGGATTTGCAAACCAGAACAACCTGGGCGCCGCCGCGCTCGTATAG
- a CDS encoding SDR family oxidoreductase yields the protein MKIDATCCHAISPGDIPSAEASCPRAVLVALDRDSEHTKLVLSALHERLPRVPVGLVISEADRDVALQWLRERRVDRLIPKNQFETGSGGHVAALLSHGARLASLYDKLGARPQRTLLVTGATGFLGGHFLRYLLRCGSDRVIAVTRSNRGTSAQERLAYLQRLHPARIRCIEGDVCQPGLGLPAAARARLKSEVDEVWHLAASTKFEEVLRDEIFRVNLGGTINVLGLARGLPRLRRFHHVSTAYAAGNWAESCPVPEERLKRPPGFKNPYEESKFLAEEAVADSGLPATIYRPSIILGETVSGLCDGQTVYNVAKMLRLARLAGERAAKRTGAFGSFRVAVDPGAAKNLVPVDTVVDRMLRIAAGEPDAGGYYNLAHERPTPMTELIHVIAKLLDIPQYQAVRELDCLPLSAAESVLERVAGVFRPYMLRCDPTFETRHAREVGEPFESLEKDRLRFLLRAFFEQHYNWAFEPARASV from the coding sequence GTGAAAATCGACGCCACATGCTGCCATGCTATTTCGCCGGGCGATATTCCTTCCGCGGAGGCTTCCTGTCCCCGTGCCGTCCTTGTTGCACTGGACCGCGATTCGGAACACACGAAGCTCGTCTTGAGCGCGCTCCACGAGCGGCTTCCGCGCGTGCCGGTCGGACTGGTGATCTCAGAGGCGGACCGTGATGTGGCGTTGCAGTGGTTGCGTGAGCGGCGGGTAGATCGCCTTATACCGAAAAACCAGTTTGAAACGGGTTCCGGCGGGCATGTTGCGGCCCTCCTCTCCCATGGTGCGCGGCTGGCCTCGCTGTACGATAAACTGGGAGCCCGACCTCAGCGTACGCTGCTCGTAACGGGCGCCACCGGATTCCTGGGCGGCCATTTCCTGCGTTACTTGCTCCGGTGCGGGAGCGACCGGGTAATCGCCGTTACACGCAGCAACCGCGGTACATCGGCCCAAGAGCGTCTCGCTTATTTGCAGCGATTGCATCCCGCCCGTATCCGTTGTATCGAGGGCGACGTATGCCAGCCTGGGCTCGGTCTGCCCGCGGCGGCGCGCGCGCGGCTGAAATCGGAGGTCGACGAGGTCTGGCACCTGGCCGCCAGCACCAAGTTCGAGGAAGTACTTCGCGACGAGATTTTCCGCGTGAATCTGGGGGGCACAATAAACGTTCTGGGTCTTGCGCGAGGCCTTCCGCGTCTGCGCCGCTTTCACCACGTGAGCACCGCCTACGCAGCGGGGAACTGGGCCGAGTCCTGTCCGGTACCCGAGGAACGCCTGAAGCGCCCTCCGGGTTTTAAGAATCCCTACGAGGAATCCAAATTCCTCGCGGAGGAGGCAGTGGCCGATTCCGGGTTGCCCGCGACCATCTATCGGCCCAGCATTATTTTGGGCGAGACAGTTTCGGGCCTGTGCGACGGCCAGACGGTCTATAACGTCGCGAAAATGCTCCGCCTCGCGCGGCTTGCAGGCGAACGCGCCGCGAAAAGGACCGGCGCCTTCGGCTCGTTCCGCGTGGCGGTGGATCCCGGCGCAGCTAAGAACCTCGTTCCTGTCGACACGGTGGTGGACCGAATGCTCCGAATTGCGGCCGGTGAACCCGACGCGGGCGGCTACTACAATCTCGCACACGAGCGGCCCACTCCCATGACCGAGCTCATCCATGTCATCGCCAAACTGCTGGATATTCCCCAATACCAGGCCGTTCGGGAGCTCGACTGCTTGCCCCTATCGGCGGCCGAATCGGTGCTCGAGCGGGTGGCGGGCGTATTCCGGCCGTATATGTTGCGTTGCGACCCAACTTTTGAAACCCGGCACGCGCGTGAAGTTGGCGAGCCCTTCGAATCGCTCGAGAAAGACCGGTTGCGTTTCCTGCTCCGCGCTTTTTTCGAGCAACACTATAACTGGGCCTTCGAGCCGGCCCGAGCTTCCGTGTAA
- a CDS encoding ABC transporter substrate-binding protein, which produces MTLQSIRIGHSPDPDDAFMFYGFASEQVTIPGYRIVHVLHDIQTLNELAMGEDPLEVTALSVHGYLHLQDRYELLEVGTSAGRNYGPRLIARDPMALDELQGKSVALPGPYTTATLVARTFLPGIREVHMDFTEIMDAVASGQVHAGVIIHEGQLTYADHGFSLVADFGELFAARHGGLPLPLGVNCIRADLGQGLKTAVAGAYRRSVEIALRQRSAAVDYSLNFGRGLSKSLADQFVGMYVNSDSLAFNGELREAMAILRDAYWNVAGARAPALVATAR; this is translated from the coding sequence ATGACACTGCAATCTATTCGAATCGGGCACAGCCCCGACCCTGATGACGCCTTCATGTTCTATGGCTTTGCGTCCGAACAAGTCACCATCCCCGGCTACCGCATTGTCCACGTGCTGCACGATATCCAGACCTTGAACGAACTGGCCATGGGCGAGGATCCGCTCGAAGTCACGGCACTCTCCGTACATGGCTACCTCCATCTCCAGGACCGATACGAACTGTTGGAGGTGGGCACCAGCGCCGGCCGAAACTACGGCCCACGGCTCATTGCGCGCGACCCCATGGCCCTGGATGAATTACAGGGCAAGTCTGTCGCCCTGCCAGGTCCGTATACAACGGCCACCCTGGTGGCCCGCACGTTCCTGCCCGGAATCCGTGAGGTCCATATGGATTTCACGGAAATCATGGATGCCGTGGCGAGCGGTCAGGTCCATGCCGGAGTCATCATTCATGAAGGTCAATTGACCTACGCCGATCACGGCTTCTCGCTGGTGGCGGACTTCGGCGAACTCTTCGCGGCGCGTCATGGCGGGCTTCCGTTGCCTCTGGGGGTGAATTGCATACGCGCCGATCTCGGGCAGGGGCTCAAGACCGCCGTGGCTGGGGCGTATCGGCGTTCCGTCGAGATTGCGCTCCGGCAGCGGAGCGCCGCGGTCGACTACAGTCTCAACTTTGGACGCGGCCTTTCCAAATCCCTGGCGGACCAGTTCGTGGGCATGTATGTCAATAGCGACAGCCTCGCGTTCAACGGCGAGCTTCGGGAGGCGATGGCCATCCTGCGGGATGCGTACTGGAATGTGGCCGGCGCGCGCGCGCCTGCGTTGGTCGCGACCGCGCGATGA
- a CDS encoding SCP2 sterol-binding domain-containing protein: protein MDTQFPIRRQDACRAYFEQFLPKLKGELLIPGLRSLNCSLGVRIIDMDSVAWLLAIRSGRLEAVRRGVDRAECVFCLDAGTLIEVATGDLAPDRAFFDLRIEIEGNMALGLQLSTVLEPFFQQYPFRLPAV from the coding sequence ATGGACACCCAATTCCCAATACGGCGACAAGACGCCTGCCGCGCCTACTTCGAGCAGTTTCTCCCTAAACTGAAAGGGGAGTTACTCATCCCGGGCTTGCGTTCGCTGAATTGCAGCCTCGGCGTTCGCATCATCGACATGGATTCCGTCGCCTGGCTATTGGCAATCCGGTCGGGACGCCTGGAGGCAGTCCGCCGCGGTGTGGATCGTGCCGAGTGCGTCTTTTGCCTGGATGCGGGAACATTGATAGAAGTCGCGACGGGCGACCTGGCGCCCGACCGGGCTTTTTTCGATCTGCGCATCGAGATCGAAGGCAACATGGCCCTCGGTCTACAACTGAGCACCGTGCTGGAACCGTTCTTCCAGCAATACCCGTTCCGCCTGCCAGCCGTATGA
- a CDS encoding DUF547 domain-containing protein has translation MISILICLAAAAAGPEAPAFDHTHAELNTVLAEYVKHGLVDYAGLKEGRAPLDAYLSDSGAVPLATFQTWSKDEQLAFLINIYNASTLRLIIDHYPIKSIKAIGSVFKGPWAQDAVLLFGKKITLDTLEHRIIRKNYSEPRIHFALVCAAMGCPLLRSEAFVGAKLDTQLECQADNFLGDADKNRVDIEHEKLYLSPIFKWYRDDFEAASGSLVAFVAPYLSPNADLDMAAKYDVEFTDYDWSLNGQDRDQ, from the coding sequence ATGATATCGATATTAATCTGCCTGGCCGCCGCCGCTGCAGGTCCGGAAGCACCGGCGTTCGACCACACCCACGCGGAACTCAACACCGTGCTCGCAGAATACGTCAAGCACGGACTCGTGGACTATGCCGGCTTGAAGGAAGGCCGCGCGCCGTTGGACGCCTACCTGTCCGATTCCGGCGCGGTACCCCTCGCCACGTTTCAAACGTGGAGCAAAGACGAGCAACTCGCCTTTCTCATCAATATCTACAATGCCAGCACCTTGCGGCTCATCATCGACCACTATCCGATCAAGAGCATCAAGGCTATTGGCTCTGTTTTCAAGGGGCCCTGGGCGCAGGACGCGGTTCTGCTCTTCGGGAAGAAGATCACGCTCGACACCCTCGAGCATAGAATCATCCGAAAGAACTATTCGGAGCCCCGCATTCACTTTGCACTCGTTTGCGCCGCCATGGGCTGTCCGCTGTTGAGAAGCGAGGCGTTCGTGGGCGCTAAGCTTGACACGCAGTTGGAATGCCAGGCCGATAACTTTTTAGGAGACGCCGACAAGAACCGGGTCGACATCGAACACGAGAAACTGTATCTATCCCCCATCTTCAAATGGTATCGCGACGATTTCGAGGCTGCGTCCGGTTCCCTAGTAGCCTTTGTGGCTCCCTATCTTTCCCCCAATGCGGATCTCGATATGGCGGCGAAATATGATGTGGAATTTACGGACTACGACTGGTCGTTGAACGGCCAGGATCGAGATCAGTAA
- a CDS encoding CofH family radical SAM protein, which translates to MLQAESGLDKAAALHHLKATPLLELGRLAFEAKRARYGDRITYVHNRHVNPTNLCVYSCKFCDYAAKKGDAHAYELTEAQIFRDLEDPSVVEAHIVGGLWPSWRFGRSLDLVRAVRAARPGLWIKAFTAVEIAYFARMERTSTREILARMRDAGVDMVPGGGAEILSDRIHQALYKEKIGPADWLRIHEEAHETGLPSNATMLFGHIETDEEIVDHLFQLRELQDRTGGFQSFIPLAYLPGETRIVPRAVSAPRALRIIAISRLVLDNFDHVKAYWPTLGLETAAAALSFGADDLDGTLGRERIMQCAASESPAALTRQFMEQIIRDGGQLPTPRNGRFELGHAN; encoded by the coding sequence ATGCTTCAAGCCGAATCAGGCCTTGACAAGGCCGCCGCACTGCATCACCTGAAGGCCACCCCCCTGCTGGAACTCGGCCGCCTCGCCTTCGAAGCTAAACGCGCCCGCTACGGGGACCGCATTACCTACGTCCACAACCGCCACGTGAATCCCACGAACCTGTGCGTGTACTCCTGCAAGTTCTGCGATTACGCCGCGAAGAAGGGCGATGCCCATGCCTACGAATTAACCGAGGCCCAGATCTTTCGCGACCTGGAAGATCCGTCAGTAGTCGAGGCGCACATTGTCGGCGGGCTCTGGCCGAGCTGGCGCTTCGGACGCTCACTCGACCTCGTCCGCGCGGTACGGGCGGCGCGGCCTGGCCTTTGGATCAAGGCATTTACGGCCGTGGAGATTGCCTACTTCGCGCGGATGGAGCGGACATCCACGCGCGAAATTCTGGCGCGGATGAGGGACGCGGGTGTGGATATGGTACCCGGTGGCGGGGCGGAAATCCTGAGCGACCGGATCCACCAAGCACTGTACAAAGAGAAGATAGGGCCGGCGGACTGGCTGCGCATTCACGAGGAAGCTCACGAGACCGGGCTTCCCAGCAACGCCACGATGCTCTTCGGCCATATCGAAACCGACGAGGAGATCGTCGACCACCTGTTTCAGCTTCGTGAACTTCAGGACCGGACGGGCGGCTTCCAGAGCTTCATTCCCCTTGCGTACTTGCCCGGAGAGACCCGCATCGTCCCCCGGGCTGTATCGGCTCCCCGCGCGCTGCGAATCATCGCGATTTCACGCCTGGTGCTGGACAACTTCGACCATGTGAAGGCGTACTGGCCGACACTCGGCCTGGAGACTGCCGCGGCGGCGCTCAGTTTTGGGGCCGATGACCTCGATGGCACCCTGGGCCGAGAGCGCATCATGCAGTGCGCCGCGTCCGAATCTCCCGCCGCGCTCACACGCCAGTTCATGGAACAAATCATACGGGACGGCGGCCAGTTGCCGACGCCGCGAAATGGCCGATTCGAACTCGGCCACGCGAACTGA